One genomic region from Prionailurus bengalensis isolate Pbe53 chromosome C1, Fcat_Pben_1.1_paternal_pri, whole genome shotgun sequence encodes:
- the INHBB gene encoding inhibin beta B chain yields the protein MDGLPGRALGAACLLLLAAGWLGPEAWGSPTPPPSPAAPPPPPPPGAPGGSQDTCTSCGGFRRPEELGRVDGDFLEAVKRHILSRLQMRGRPNITHAVPKAAMVTALRKLHAGKVREDGRVEIPHLDGHASPGADGQERVSEIISFAETDGLASSRVRLYFFISNEGNQNLFVVQASLWLYLKLLPYVLEKGSRRKVRVKVYFQEQGHGDRWNVVEKKVDLKRSGWHTFPLTEAIQSLFERGERRLNLDVQCDGCQELAVVPVFVDPGEESHRPFVVVQARLGDSRHRIRKRGLECDGRTNLCCRQQFFIDFRLIGWNDWIIAPTGYYGNYCEGSCPAYLAGVPGSASSFHTAVVNQYRMRGLNPGTVNSCCIPTKLSTMSMLYFDDEYNIVKRDVPNMIVEECGCA from the exons ATGGACGGGCTGCCCGGTCGGGCGCTGGGGGCCGCCTGCCTCTTGCTGCTGGCGGCCGGCTGGTTGGGGCCCGAGGCCTGGGGCTCGCCCACGCCCCCGCCTTcgcccgccgcgccgccgccgcccccgccgcccggaGCCCCCGGCGGCTCGCAGGACACCTGCACGTCGTGCGGCGGCTTCCGGCGGCCAGAGGAGCTGGGCCGGGTGGACGGCGACTTCCTGGAGGCGGTGAAGCGACACATCTTGAGCCGCCTGCAGATGCGGGGCCGACCCAACATCACGCACGCCGTGCCCAAGGCCGCCATGGTCACGGCCCTGCGCAAGCTGCACGCGGGCAAGGTGCGCGAAGACGGCCGCGTGGAGATCCCGCACCTCGACGGCCACGCCAGCCCGGGCGCCGACGGCCAGGAGCGCGTCTCTGAGATCATCAGCTTCGCCGAGACAG ATGGCCTTGCCTCCTCCCGGGTCCGCCTGTACTTCTTCATCTCCAACGAAGGCAACCAGAACCTGTTTGTGGTGCAGGCCAGCCTGTGGCTTTACCTGAAGCTCCTGCCCTACGTCCTGGAGAAGGGCAGTCGGAGGAAGGTGCGGGTCAAGGTGTACTTCCAGGAGCAGGGTCACGGCGACCGGTGGAACGTGGTGGAGAAGAAGGTGGACCTCAAGCGCAGCGGCTGGCACACCTTCCCGCTCACCGAGGCCATCCAGTCGTTGTTCGAGCGGGGCGAGCGCCGGCTCAACCTGGACGTGCAGTGTGACGGCTGCCAGGAGCTGGCCGTGGTGCCGGTGTTCGTGGACCCCGGTGAGGAGTCGCACCGGCCCTTTGTGGTGGTGCAGGCGCGGCTGGGTGACAGCAGGCACCGCATCCGCAAGCGGGGCCTGGAGTGCGATGGCCGGACCAACCTCTGTTGCAGGCAACAGTTCTTCATCGACTTCCGCCTCATCGGCTGGAACGACTGGATCATCGCGCCCACCGGCTACTACGGGAACTACTGTGAGGGCAGCTGCCCGGCCTACCTGGCAGGGGTCCCCGGCTCCGCCTCCTCCTTCCACACGGCCGTGGTGAACCAGTACCgcatgcggggcctgaaccccgGCACGGTGAACTCCTGCTGtatccccaccaagctgagcacCATGTCCATGCTCTACTTCGACGACGAGTACAACATCGTCAAGCGGGACGTGCCCAACATGATTGTGGAGGAGTGTGGCTGCGCCTGA